The proteins below are encoded in one region of Shewanella algae:
- a CDS encoding chromosome segregation protein SMC: protein MRLKQIKLAGFKSFVDATKIPFLNPLTAIIGPNGCGKSNVIDAVRWVLGESSAKHLRGDSMADVIFNGSSARKPVSVAGVELVFDNALGRIGGQYANYGEISVKRQVSRDGEALYFLNGQKCRRKDITDIFMGTGLGPRSYAIIGQGTISRLIECKPQELRVFIEEAAGISRYKERRKDTENRIRHTRENLERLGDIRSELGKQLDKLTIQAQAAKRYREYKQSERRLHAELLVMRFLELNEQAEAQNSEIERLETELAQQQAQKQELELSLTRQKLAQDELSEKEQRQVADFYHNNTEIARIEQQLKYLKERDKQQASELGALQQQITTLNEELTQAKQQEQTLDDSLQQHLPRQEELDEQQFELSQQYEAALSQSESLAGELQQAVTAVRDIKHQQELAATREQHLKQQHAQRSEQLDKLSARLQQPEADNGANPAELQQQVSLCESQLAAAKTDIERHGAELTKAQEALEQARQAEQQLVQRRSGLVGRLELISQWLEGAAQATQETQTALTQLWQEIQVEAGWEQVVEAWLGPLMRAAVYPDSKPFDGKGFAQTRRQSWGPVSASVNLSPWLNRVRWAESAQQASNLLEQGLAEGELILCRDGNLFAHDVKLTLAEDGQSLVKLTGEQGAIQAELDKLASESRQAQQQTTAAQDRFNELRQAQQLKSEALQQQQLALARAVMACEAATEQAARELRQRQQIEAEIAELKERLEQEQFELETLIESQFAADDTLYERQRQERLLSERHNEANQQKNSLKVSLSELERQLKTLNGTLAEQKTALALASQRRKQLTEQLQQAEHKRRELLDKPQQDADTAELQPLEQRLEGLLAQQHGMQTELERTRAKLAEQQQQLDSTALKQKQQLGQLEHLTQTISTLKLRREGLKGQADSQLAQLSEQQIKLHEVAANLPDEAEITPWQDQLESVRRKISRLGAINLAAIEEYEQQKERKAYLDAQDEDLNKALASLEEAIRKIDRETRSRFKATFEQVNAGLGELFPKVFGGGSAYLALTDDDLLDTGVTIMARPPGKKNSTIHLLSGGEKALTALSLVFAIFRLNPAPFCMLDEVDAPLDDANVDRFCRLLQEMSDSVQFIYISHNKLTMEMADQLIGVTMHEPGVSRIVAVDIEEAVAMADAG, encoded by the coding sequence ATGAGACTCAAACAGATAAAACTCGCTGGCTTCAAGTCATTTGTCGATGCTACCAAAATCCCTTTTCTCAATCCGCTGACGGCCATTATCGGCCCCAATGGCTGCGGTAAATCCAATGTGATTGATGCCGTGCGCTGGGTGCTGGGTGAAAGCTCGGCCAAACACCTGCGCGGTGACTCCATGGCCGATGTTATCTTTAACGGCTCCAGTGCTCGTAAGCCTGTTTCTGTCGCCGGCGTTGAGCTGGTATTCGACAACGCCCTTGGGCGTATCGGCGGCCAGTATGCCAACTACGGCGAAATCTCCGTCAAGCGCCAGGTCTCCCGCGATGGCGAAGCCCTTTATTTTCTCAACGGTCAAAAATGCCGCCGCAAGGATATTACGGATATCTTTATGGGCACCGGCCTTGGGCCGCGCAGCTACGCCATTATAGGCCAGGGCACCATCTCCCGCTTGATCGAATGCAAACCGCAGGAACTCAGGGTCTTTATCGAAGAGGCCGCAGGTATCTCCCGTTACAAAGAGCGGCGCAAGGACACGGAAAACCGTATTCGCCATACCCGCGAAAACCTTGAGCGCCTGGGGGATATTCGCTCCGAGCTGGGTAAGCAACTGGATAAGTTGACGATTCAGGCTCAGGCCGCCAAACGCTATCGGGAATACAAGCAAAGCGAGCGGCGCTTGCATGCCGAACTCTTGGTGATGCGTTTCTTGGAGCTCAATGAGCAGGCCGAAGCGCAAAACAGCGAGATAGAAAGGCTGGAGACAGAGCTGGCCCAGCAGCAGGCGCAGAAGCAAGAGTTGGAGTTGAGCCTGACTCGGCAAAAGCTGGCTCAGGATGAACTCAGTGAAAAGGAGCAGCGCCAGGTTGCCGATTTTTATCACAACAACACTGAAATCGCCCGTATCGAGCAGCAGCTCAAGTATCTCAAAGAACGGGATAAACAGCAGGCATCTGAATTGGGTGCGCTGCAACAGCAAATCACCACATTGAATGAGGAGCTGACTCAGGCCAAGCAGCAGGAGCAAACCCTGGATGACAGTTTGCAGCAACATTTGCCGCGCCAGGAAGAGCTGGATGAGCAGCAGTTTGAACTGAGCCAGCAGTATGAAGCGGCGCTCTCGCAAAGTGAAAGCCTTGCCGGCGAGTTGCAACAGGCGGTGACTGCGGTCAGAGATATCAAGCATCAACAGGAGCTGGCCGCTACCCGGGAGCAGCATCTTAAGCAGCAACATGCCCAGCGCAGCGAGCAGCTTGATAAGCTCAGTGCAAGATTGCAGCAACCTGAGGCCGATAACGGGGCAAACCCGGCAGAACTTCAGCAGCAGGTCAGCTTGTGTGAGTCACAATTGGCGGCAGCTAAAACCGATATCGAACGGCATGGCGCAGAGTTGACCAAGGCCCAGGAGGCGCTGGAGCAGGCAAGACAAGCGGAGCAGCAGTTGGTGCAGCGCCGCTCGGGGCTAGTTGGCCGCCTGGAGCTGATAAGTCAGTGGCTCGAAGGCGCCGCTCAAGCAACGCAAGAAACACAAACTGCCTTGACTCAGCTTTGGCAGGAAATTCAGGTTGAGGCCGGTTGGGAGCAAGTGGTTGAGGCCTGGCTTGGCCCCTTGATGCGTGCCGCTGTCTATCCTGACTCCAAACCATTTGATGGCAAAGGTTTTGCTCAGACTCGTCGCCAAAGTTGGGGGCCGGTCAGCGCCAGCGTCAACTTAAGTCCCTGGCTTAACAGGGTGCGCTGGGCCGAGTCGGCGCAGCAGGCATCGAACTTGCTCGAGCAGGGGCTGGCAGAGGGGGAGCTAATCCTCTGCCGCGATGGCAACCTTTTTGCGCATGATGTAAAGCTGACGCTCGCCGAGGATGGCCAGTCATTGGTGAAGCTGACCGGCGAGCAGGGCGCCATTCAGGCTGAGCTCGATAAGCTTGCAAGCGAGAGCCGGCAGGCGCAGCAACAAACCACTGCGGCTCAGGATAGGTTCAACGAATTAAGGCAGGCTCAGCAGCTCAAGTCCGAGGCGCTACAGCAACAGCAACTGGCGTTGGCCCGCGCAGTGATGGCTTGTGAGGCGGCCACCGAGCAGGCGGCACGCGAACTCAGACAAAGGCAACAGATAGAAGCGGAAATCGCCGAGTTGAAAGAGCGCCTCGAGCAGGAGCAGTTTGAGCTGGAGACGCTGATTGAGAGTCAGTTTGCTGCCGATGATACTCTGTATGAGCGCCAGCGGCAGGAGCGATTGCTGAGTGAGCGCCACAACGAGGCCAATCAGCAAAAAAACAGCCTTAAAGTCAGCCTGAGCGAACTCGAGCGCCAGTTAAAAACCTTGAACGGGACTCTGGCGGAGCAGAAAACCGCCTTGGCGTTGGCATCGCAGCGGCGTAAACAGTTGACCGAGCAGTTGCAGCAGGCCGAGCACAAGCGCAGGGAATTGTTGGATAAACCGCAGCAAGATGCAGATACAGCCGAGCTGCAACCGCTGGAGCAACGCCTGGAAGGATTGCTTGCGCAGCAACACGGGATGCAGACGGAGCTTGAGCGCACCCGGGCCAAACTTGCCGAGCAGCAACAGCAGTTGGATAGTACAGCTTTAAAGCAAAAACAACAGCTTGGACAACTGGAGCACTTGACTCAGACAATCAGCACGTTAAAGTTACGTCGCGAGGGATTGAAAGGTCAGGCCGACAGCCAATTGGCGCAGCTCAGCGAGCAACAGATCAAGCTGCATGAAGTGGCGGCAAACCTGCCGGATGAGGCGGAAATAACGCCCTGGCAGGACCAGCTGGAATCGGTTCGGCGCAAGATAAGTCGCCTCGGCGCCATTAACTTGGCGGCCATTGAAGAGTATGAGCAGCAAAAAGAGCGGAAGGCTTATCTCGATGCCCAGGATGAAGATCTCAACAAGGCGCTGGCCAGTCTCGAAGAGGCGATCCGCAAGATAGACAGGGAAACCCGCAGTCGCTTCAAGGCGACTTTTGAGCAGGTCAATGCCGGACTGGGCGAGTTGTTTCCCAAGGTATTTGGTGGCGGCAGTGCCTATTTGGCACTGACAGATGATGATTTGCTCGATACCGGAGTGACCATCATGGCTCGGCCACCGGGCAAGAAGAACAGCACGATTCATCTACTTTCGGGTGGAGAAAAGGCACTGACGGCTTTATCATTGGTGTTTGCGATTTTCAGGCTCAATCCGGCGCCTTTTTGTATGCTGGATGAGGTCGATGCACCCTTGGATGACGCCAACGTCGACAGATTCTGCCGCCTTTTGCAGGAGATGTCGGACAGCGTACAGTTTATCTATATCAGCCACAATAAACTCACCATGGAGATGGCTGATCAGTTGATAGGTGTCACTATGCATGAGCCGGGTGTCTCTCGCATAGTCGCAGTCGATATTGAAGAAGCGGTGGCTATGGCCGACGCCGGATAA
- the zipA gene encoding cell division protein ZipA, with the protein MENLQLVLFVLGAIAIIAVLVHGFWSIRKQQPKSLKENPLTGFYKDQARRDSEGFDADGIGEVRVRKVSPDEKPPKLKSSKLRKPGFQPPQQDEVEGEQSFSLSGAKPEPRVNSKPQRQEPVLHIDDEEDIAEMQMELGLGADNHSDTQTTPQADHQVNSQPEPQLATEQQTREQAKEESRHDELPDPTDVLVLHVVAKEGESLSGAELLPCLLALNFKFGDMNIFHRHEDNAGTGRVLFSLANMVKPGVFDPDNMEQFNTQGIVLFMTLPCHGDPLMNFSIMLNSAHQLADDLGADLLDGQRQPWHQDTKQAYLGRIRAQG; encoded by the coding sequence ATGGAAAATTTGCAACTGGTATTGTTTGTGTTGGGTGCGATTGCCATCATCGCCGTGCTGGTTCACGGTTTCTGGTCTATCCGCAAACAGCAGCCCAAGTCGCTTAAAGAAAATCCGCTGACAGGTTTCTACAAGGACCAGGCCCGGCGTGACAGCGAAGGTTTCGATGCCGATGGAATTGGTGAGGTGAGGGTGCGTAAAGTTTCGCCGGACGAGAAGCCGCCCAAGCTCAAGAGCAGCAAGTTGCGTAAACCTGGTTTCCAGCCGCCTCAGCAGGATGAAGTTGAAGGCGAACAGTCGTTTTCCCTCTCAGGCGCCAAACCCGAGCCGAGAGTGAACAGCAAGCCACAACGACAAGAGCCTGTGTTACATATCGATGATGAAGAAGATATTGCCGAAATGCAGATGGAGCTTGGGCTGGGTGCTGATAATCACAGCGACACTCAAACCACACCCCAGGCCGATCATCAGGTAAACAGCCAGCCAGAGCCACAACTTGCCACTGAACAACAGACCCGCGAGCAGGCCAAGGAAGAATCGCGCCACGATGAATTGCCCGATCCCACAGATGTTTTGGTACTGCATGTGGTTGCCAAAGAGGGCGAGAGCCTCAGCGGCGCTGAGCTGCTGCCTTGCCTGTTGGCACTGAACTTCAAGTTTGGTGACATGAACATTTTCCATCGCCATGAAGACAACGCCGGCACAGGTCGGGTGCTGTTTTCCCTGGCCAACATGGTTAAGCCCGGGGTGTTTGACCCGGACAACATGGAGCAGTTCAACACTCAAGGGATAGTTCTGTTTATGACCTTGCCTTGTCACGGTGATCCACTGATGAACTTTTCCATCATGCTCAATTCCGCCCATCAATTGGCGGATGATCTTGGTGCCGATCTGCTGGACGGCCAGCGTCAGCCATGGCATCAGGACACCAAACAAGCTTACCTGGGCCGTATTCGGGCTCAGGGCTGA